Proteins from a single region of Trichoderma asperellum chromosome 3, complete sequence:
- a CDS encoding uncharacterized protein (CAZy:GT62~EggNog:ENOG41~TransMembrane:1 (o32-49i)), with product MLFPKGGLNWKSAKAQIPPTRALWNAVTRTRFILLVGVTGIILLLWRGLSHSASDMQSFYCWGPAKPPMEMSPNDHNRWNGHLQTPVIFNHHAPIEVNSSTIEHVDLNPIESTKQAVSKEERILILTPLKDAAPYLSKYFELLAELTYPHRLIDLAFLVSDSTDDTLAVLASELDRIQKRPDQIPFHSATVIEKDFGFKLSQNVEERHSFEAQGPRRKAMGRARNYLLYTALKAEHSWVYWRDVDIVDSPTGILEDFIAHDRDILVPNIWFHRYRDGVDIEGRFDYNSWVESDQGRKLANSLDKDVVLAEGYKQYDTGRDYMAKMGDWRENKDVELELDGIGGVNILVKADVHRSGINFPCYAFENQAETEGFAKMAKRAGYQVYGLPNYVVWHIDTEEKGGNA from the exons ATGCTGTTTCCCAAGGGTGGACTGAACTGGAAGTCTGCCAAGGCGCAGATACCTCCAACTAGGGCTCTATGGAACGCCGTGACGCGAACACGATTTATACTGCTGGTTGGCGTCACGGGAATCATCCTGTTACTATGGCGCGGCTTGTCCCATTCGGCGTCGGATATGCAGAG CTTCTACTGCTGGGGTCCTGCCAAACCACCCATGGAAATGTCGCCGAACGACCACAACAGATGGAATGGACACCTACAAACACCGGTCATCTTCAACCACCACGCCCCGATAGAGGTCAACTCTAGCACAATCGAACACGTTGACCTCAACCCTATCGAGTCGACCAAGCAAGCTGTtagcaaagaagagaggataCTCATCCTGACGCCGCTGAAGGACGCCGCTCCGTACCTGTCTAAATACTTCGAGCTTCTCGCGGAACTGACTTACCCCCATCGCTTGATTGATCTGGCGTTCCTCGTGTCAGACTCTACCGACGACACCCTCGCCGTTCTTGCGTCCGAACTCGACCGTATCCAGAAAAGACCCGACCAGATCCCTTTCCACAGCGCAACCGTTATTGAAAAGGATTTTGGGTTTAAACTTAGCCAAAATGTCGAAGAGAGGCACTCATTTGAAGCTCAAGGCCCCCGACGAAAGGCTATGGGTAGAGCAAGAAACTATCTCCTCTATACCGCTCTGAAGGCCGAGCACTCCTGGGTTTACTGGCGCGATGTCGACATTGTAGACAGCCCTACTGGAATTCTTGAGGACTTTATTGCCCATGACAGGGATATTCTGGTTCCAA ACATTTGGTTCCACCGCTACCGCGATGGCGTGGATATCGAGGGCCGAT TTGATTACAACTCCTGGGTCGAGTCAGACCAGGGTCGCAAGCTGGCGAATAGCCTCGATAAGGATGTCGTCCTTGCTGAAG GCTACAAGCAATACGACACTGGTAGAGATTATATGGCAAAAATGGGCGACTGGCGCGAGAATAAGGACGTGGAGCTTGAGCTCGACGGCATCGGTGGCGTCAATATTCTTGTTAAAGCGGACGTGCATCGCTCTG GCATCAACTTCCCCTGCTATGCCTTTGAGAACCAAGCCGAGACAGAGGGATTTGCTAAAATGGCCAAGCGCGCCGGCTACCAAGTCTACGGCCTTCCCAATTACGTTGTTTGGCATATCGACACCGAAGAGAAGGGCGGCAACGCTTAA
- a CDS encoding uncharacterized protein (BUSCO:EOG092D47QN), translated as MQSLSYARSLAIAYRPLTTPRFSTYSHAAMAATRRSARISSKASAKEAAAVTKPTAAAPAPPKENKRKRKAVPDPEPAVPKTPTKKQRSAAPPLTPTTSAVSFNGEDKGAAHKSVTRLADPRFSNATLLSPQTSRIVASRNAEPESPSKAASIGGKTTTTTATLLREACDHLINVDERMRPLVEKHHCHVFSPEGLAEKVDPFESLVSSIISQQVSGAAARSIKSKFIALFFPEGEASQPANYEAAVERFPMPSEVAACSIEKLRTAGLSQRKAEYVQGLAEKFASGEITAQMLHDAPDEELMEKLVAVRGLGKWTVEMFAFFALKRMNVFSLGDLGIQRGMAAFVGRDVAKLKNKGGKWKYMSEQDMVELSDKFRPYRSLFMWYMWKVEEVDVSTME; from the coding sequence ATGCAATCACTCAGCTACGCGAGATCTCTAGCCATAGCGTACAGACCACTTACAACGCCCAGATTCAGCACATACTCACAcgcagcaatggcagccacACGGCGTTCTGCACGGATCAGCAGCAAGGCGAGCGCCAAAGAAGCAGCCGCGGTTACAAagcccactgctgctgctcctgcgcCTCCAAAGGAGAataagaggaagagaaaagcagtTCCCGATCCCGAACCAGCAGTGCCCAAGACACCAACCAAGAAGCAGCGATCAGCCGCCCCCCCTTTAACACCCACCACCAGCGCTGTCAGTTTCAATGGCGAAGACAAAGGCGCAGCTCACAAGTCTGTCACTCGCCTCGCAGACCCCAGGTTTTCCAATGCGACGCTGCTGTCGCCACAGACGTCCCGGATAGTTGCTTCGCGCAATGCGGAGCCTGAGTCTCCTTCAAAGGCGGCTTCTATCGGCGGCAAGACCACGACGACAACGGCAACATTGCTGCGGGAGGCGTGCGATCACTTGATCAACGTGGACGAGCGTATGAGGCCTCTGGTTGAGAAACATCACTGCCATGTATTCTCACCCGAAGGACTGGCCGAGAAGGTTGACCCGTTTGAGAGCTTGGTGAGCTCCATCATATCGCAACAGGTATCCGGCGCGGCAGCTCGGTCAATCAAATCTAAATTCatcgccctcttcttcccggAAGGCGAGGCTTCTCAGCCTGCCAACTACGAGGCCGCCGTGGAACGATTCCCGATGCCATCCGAAGTCGCGGCATGCTCCATTGAGAAGCTGCGCACCGCTGGCCTCTCGCAGCGCAAGGCAGAGTACGTACAGGGTCTTGCTGAGAAGTTTGCGAGCGGCGAGATTACGGCGCAGATGCTTCACGATGCGCCAGACGAGGAACTCATGGAGAAGCTCGTCGCTGTGCGTGGGCTGGGCAAGTGGACCGTCGAAATGTTTGCTTTCTTTGctctgaagaggatgaacGTCTTCTCACTGGGTGACCTCGGTATCCAGAGGGGCATGGCTGCATTTGTCGGTCGAGATGTAGCCAAGCTCAAGAACAAGGGAGGCAAGTGGAAGTATATGTCGGAGCAAGACATGGTGGAACTGTCAGACAAGTTCAGACCGTATCGGAGTTTGTTTATGTGGTACATGTGGAAGGTAGAGGAGGTGGATGTCAGTACTATGGAGTAA
- a CDS encoding uncharacterized protein (EggNog:ENOG41~SECRETED:SignalP(1-20)), which yields MHSKLFSAVLAVGSASVVSAVTTCTKDIKVTQPTPVIACDVVDASITIDASVAGGLSLEGPKAITGDLIIKNATQLISISSSTIQSIEGNFELQSLELLSSVNMQALKTLNKLNMVKLPQLSTLTFGTSGVTKASDIVISDTFLNDLSGLNINSVDSLTITNNNKLTAFNSDLVNITSLLSVTSNGNNMEINMTKLTSAAEIQLSNVKSFVVPRLKTITQSLKFDTNPELTTFSAKNVTSITDSVTFINNNKLTNVSFPLLTSIGDMTIQNNTKLLAVEGFPKLSKVAGGIILRGNFETVELPSLSDVEGGCTVFSTTDISAFCGFFDNAHSKKIIKGTESCKSNVKAANEGGSDGDSNTSSGGKGSSGNGTDNAVAALSVNNVLLGVSVVAGMAQLW from the exons ATGCATTCCAAGCTTTTCTCAGCCGTGTTGGCTGTTGGCTCTGCCAGCGTGGTCTCTG CTGTCACCACCTGCACCAAGGACATCAAGGTTACCCAGCCCACTCCCGTCATTGCTTGCGATGTTGTCGATGCTAGCATCACCATTGACGCGTCTGTGGCCGGCGGCCTGAGCCTCGAGGGACCCAAGGCGATCACAGGTGATCTCATCATCAAGAACGCCACCcagctcatctccatctccagctctaCCATCCAGTCCATTGAGGGCAACTTCGAGCTTCAGAGTCTCGAGCTCCTGAGCTCTGTTAACATGCAGGCGCTCAAGACCTTGAACAAGCTGAACATGGTCAAGCTCCCCCAGCTGAGCACCTTGACTTTTGGCACTTCTGGTGTCACCAAGGCCTCCGACATTGTCATTTCCGATACTTTCCTCAATGATTTGAGCGGTCTCAACATCAACAGTGTTGACAGCCTTACCatcaccaacaacaacaagctgACTGCCTTCAACTCCGATCTCGTCAACATCACCAGTCTTCTCAGTGTTACTAGCAACGGAAACAACATGGAAATCAACATGACCAAGCTTACCTCTGCTGCGGAGATCCAGCTCTCCAACGTCAAGAGCTTCGTGGTTCCTCGCCTCAAGACCATTACTCAGTCTCTCAAATTCGACACCAACCCCGAACTCACCACCTTCTCTGCTAAGAACGTTACCAGCATCACCGACAGTGTCACTttcatcaacaacaacaagcttACCAACGTCTCTTTCCCCCTGTTGACTTCTATCGGTGATATGACCATTCAGAACAACACCAAGCTGCTTGCAGTTGAGGGTTTCCCCAAGCTGTCAAAGGTCGCTGGTGGTATCATCCTCCGTGGTAACTTCGAAAC TGTTGagcttccttctctctctgacGTCGAGGGTGGCTGCACTGTCTTCTCCACTACCGATATCTCTGCTTTCTGCGGATTCTTTGACAATGCTCACTCTAAGAAGATCATCAAGGGTACCGAATCCTGCAAGAGCAACGTTAAGGCCGCCAACGAGGGAGGTAGCGACGGTGACTCCAACACTTCCAGCGGCGGCAAGGGCAGCAGTGGTAACGGCACTGACAACGCTGTCGCCGCTCTTAGCGTCAACAACGTCCTCTTGGGTGTGTCAGTCGTTGCTGGCATGGCTCAGCTGTGGTAA
- the DBP5 gene encoding RNA helicase required for poly(A+) mRNA export (BUSCO:EOG092D2B2Y), protein MSDLASRITKPDEPAKTTDWAESVEAEETKQQPEADAGAAEVQVDGAVEELGGSGLHEPDWDVEVSLSDLQANEATPFHSATQWQDMGLSEDLLKGLLALKFLKPSKVQGKSLPLMLSDPPRNMMAQSQSGTGKTAAFVTAILSRVDFTKPDQPQALALAPSRELARQIEGVINAIGRFIEPLKVAAAIPGALPRDQPVRSAVIVGTPGTVQDIIRRRQLDVSQLKVLVLDEADNMLDQQGMGDQCLRVKNLLPKTVQILLFSATFPDKVGAYAMKFAPNAHSLKLQRSELTVKGISQMFIDCADDNIKYDVLCKLYGLMTIGQSVIFVKTRESANEIQRRMVADGHKVSALHAAFDGNERDELLNKFRQGENKVLITTNVLARGIDVSTVSMVINYDIPMKGRGDSEPDAETYLHRIGRTGRFGRVGVSISFVYDKKSYDALLGIANTYGIDLVRLDTDDWDEAEERVKEVIKKNRAQAAYAPSATDNAKAS, encoded by the exons ATGTCTGACCTCGCGAGCCGTATTACGAAGCCTGACGAGCCGGCCAAGACTACTGATTGGGCTGAATCTGTTGAGGCAGAGGAAACtaagcagcagccagaagctgatgctggcgctgccgagGTTCAGGTTGACGGTGCTGTTGAAGAGCTCGGTGGCTCTGGTCTGCATGAACCTGACTGGGATGTTGAAGTCTCTCTCAGCGATCTCCAGGCCAACGAAGCAACTCCTTTCCACTCTGCTACACAATGGCAGGACATGGGACT TTCGGAGGACCTCCTCAAGGGCCTCTTGGCTCTCAAGTTCTTGAAACCTTCAAAAGTCCAGGGGAAATCGCTTCCTCTAATGCTTAGCGATCCTCCGAGAAATATGATGGCCCAATCCCAATCTGGTACTGGAAAGACGGCGGCGTTTGTTACTGCCATTCTTTCGCGTGTCGACTTTACCAAGCCGGATCAGCCTCAAGCCCTTGCCTTGGCGCCCAGCAGAGAACTGGCTCGTCAGATTGAGGGTGTTATAAACGCTATTGGTCGCTTTATTGAACCTCTCAAGGTTGCTGCAGCTATCCCTGGTGCTCTGCCTCGCGACCAGCCAGTTCGATCCGCTGTTATAGTTGGCACCCCTGGTACTGTCCAGGACATTATCAGACGAAGACAGTTGGATGTTTCTCAACTGAAGGTCCTCGTCTTGGACGAAGCCGACAACATGCTGGATCAGCAAGGAATGGGTGACCAGTGCCTGAGAGTAAAGAA CCTGCTGCCGAAGACTGTGcagattcttctcttctcagccACTTTCCCCGACAAAGTCGGTGCATATGCCATGAAGTTTGCGCCGAATGCCCATTCTCTCAAGCTACAGCGAAGCGAGCTTACAGTCAAGGGCATTTCACAAATGTTCATCGACTGCGCGGACGACAACATCAAGTACGACGTCCTTTGCAAGCTTTACGGTCTTATGACCATTGGACAATCGGTTATCTTTGTCAAG ACCCGTGAAAGCGCCAACGAGATCCAGAGACGTATGGTGGCTGATGGACACAAAGTATCTGCTCTGCACGCTGCGTTTGATGGTAATGAGAGAGACGAGCTGCTGAACAAGTTCCGACAAGGCGAGAACAAGGttctcatcaccaccaatGTCCTCGCCCGTGGTATTGACGTGTCGACCGTATCCATGGTCATCAACTACGATATCCCCATGAAAGGCCGAGGCGATAGTGAGCCAGACGCCGAGACTTACCTCCACCGTATTGGTCGAACTGGACGTTTTGGCCGCGTTGGTGTCAGTATCAGTTTCGTCTATGACAAAAAGAGCTACGATGCCCTCCTCGGCATTGCCAACACATATGGCATTGATCTCGTACGTCTTGACACCGATGACTGGGATGAGGCGGAGGAGCGTGTCAAGGAAgtcatcaagaagaacagaGCTCAGGCTGCATATGCCCCGAGCGCTACGGATAACGCCAAGGCATCCTAG